AAGATTAGCAGCAAGAATCATATGCGCCGTCTTCTTCTTATATCTCGGGATACTCTATATCTATGCACTCAGTCACGCAATCGCTGTTCATACTATATTAATTAGCCTAATATTCTTGGTCATCGCATTCATCAATACTTTCTCAATAATTTTGGAATATGCGATGAGGGGAGAAGCTAGTAAATAATATTCCGTCTATCCAAAATTAGCCTTAATTATTTAGAGAGTCTTTCTTAAGAAGGATAGTGACAGTACATCTTAGCTTTCTTAGCCCTCAGCCCACATTCCATTTACTTAAGAAGGCTTAATCAGGTACAGCATTGATGGAATTATGGGATCTTCAAAAAAATACTTAAAGGAGAGAGGCTGTTTTACTGTGAGATGAATGCTGGAAGCTGCATTCAGAGGGCTAGGAAAATAGGATTGTTTGTTGGAATAGCCTTCATGCTTAGTTGGCTTATAGCGATCCTATTCCTTGCATTGGGTGGAGGGTGGTGGACGCCTACCGGACTCATGGTTGGAACAGCATTCATGTTCATGCCCATGGTATCAGCGATCATTGTTCAAAAAATTATCTACAGGGAGCCGTTAAGGAGA
The nucleotide sequence above comes from Candidatus Methanomethylicota archaeon. Encoded proteins:
- a CDS encoding CPBP family intramembrane metalloprotease, producing the protein MNAGSCIQRARKIGLFVGIAFMLSWLIAILFLALGGGWWTPTGLMVGTAFMFMPMVSAIIVQKIIYREPLRRPLGISFRLNRWWLVAWLLPPLIALATMGVSLLIPGVS